A stretch of Palaemon carinicauda isolate YSFRI2023 chromosome 34, ASM3689809v2, whole genome shotgun sequence DNA encodes these proteins:
- the LOC137626955 gene encoding neuroligin-4, X-linked-like, protein MDQLAALHWVQENIVRFGGDPGQVTVMGHGTGAACLNYLVISPAATGAGLFKRAILMSGSALSPWASVRDPSGHAFDVATQLDCPVPNDLFRHYENLLQCLRKRPLHDILQIQLKTTKFQVAVGPSIDGVTIKPDWKNHQSKMGKEGRTPVDLFLGMTAANLLDILSQQEVQEGFDADYRDDLLRSFVVNNYRYHLQEIMLAITAEYTDWSRSLHQPISIRDSTGLGLHDANIVSPMADLAKQLYTTSRSSYLYVLEEEGSDSGNESLLPNELAYVFGGPMGALGPLASSYNFTKMDVTLSKSFMSIWSNFIKFGHPKDTVSSAKMSDSANDISSEEQIWPKYDPVYQRYFQIGTQNFVRDHYRAGKVALWSWLLPSLERVGTRYGPDNNFHRLPTDLQSGLYPELTGQYNLTEDFLFIHITPTFTGPTNKPYNSTIVAEANKNQVSESANLDMLSQMGKDFPYTTALSVTVVIACSLLILNILVLTIVYYRHKITRWSLAKGSQDANSKNGNDVQLQLSGDNCKTIYAPGHYETLRPSITMLSNLATASEEESQHDWPSDYISSVQTIDDMTGVTSNRVSPDTQGTITDTQMLHKPKENILTITMLKQPVASYTSPNDGQLVSTYSPIDSQLVPTYSTKGQAVTSYSPKDGQLISNHLSSSASTMHIRE, encoded by the exons atggaccagctggctgccttgcactgggttcaagagaacatcgtccgcttcgggggtgacccaggtcaggtcacggtcatgggtcacggcacaggagccgcctgcctcaactaccttgtcatatcgcctGCTGCTACAG gagcaggtctgttcaagcgagcaatcctgatgtcaggatctgcactcagtccctgggcttcagtccgggacccatctggacacgccttcgatgtagccacccagctggactgccctgttccaaacgacctctttcgccactatgaaaatcttctccaatgtctgaggaagaggcctctgcacgacatattACAG ATTCAACTAAAAACAACCaagtttcaagtggctgttggccccagcattgatggtgtcactatcaaacctgactggaaaaaccatcagagcaaaatgg gcaaagaaggtcgaactccagttgacctctttctaggaatgacagctgctaacctccttgacatcctgagtcagcaagaagtccaggaaggattcgacGCTGACTATAGGGATGATCTGCTGAGATCCTTTGTCGTCAATAACTATCGTTATCATCTGcag gaaataatgttagccatcacagccgagtacactgattggtcgagatccctccatcaaccaatcagcatcagggactcaaccggtcTAGGCCTTCACGATGCCAATATCGtctcgccgatggcagatcttgccaagcagctctacacgacttcccgatcatcttatctctacgtgttgGAGGAAGAAGGTTCAGAT tctggaaacgagagtcttctcccgaacgagctggcgtacgtctttggtggtcctatgggtgctcttggacctttggcttcaagttataacttcactaagatggatgtcacactcagcaaatcaTTCATGTCAATatggagtaatttcataaaatttgg acatccaaaagacacagtctccaGTGCTAAGATGTCTGACAGTGCAAACGACATATCTTCTGAggagcagatatggcccaaatatgatccagtctatcagagatactttcaaatag GAACACAGAACTTTGTACGtgaccactaccgtgctggaaaagtagccttgtggtcatggctactacctagtctggaacgagtgggtactcggtacggcccagataataactttcacagattaccaactgatctccaaTCTGGTTTATATCCTGAACTAACAGGTCAGTATAACTTAACTGAAGACTTTCTATTTATCCATATCACTCCAACCTTCACTGGCCCAACAAATAAACCCTATAACTCAACAATTGTAGCTGAGGCTAACAAAAACCAAGTCAGTGAATCAGCTAATTTGGATATGCTGAGTCAAATGGGGAAGGATTTCCCCTACACGACTGCACTGAGCGTGACAGTGGTcattgcctgctctttgctaatTCTGAATATCCTGGTTCTTACTATCGTTTATTATCGACATAAGATCACCCGCTGGAGCCTCGCCAAAGGCTCGCAGGATGCGAATAGCAAGAACGGGAATGATGTCCAGTTGCAATTGTCTGGGGACAACTGTAAGACAATTTATGCCCCAGGGCATTATGAaaccctgaggccttctatcacaatgcttagcaacctggccacagcctctgaagaggagtcccagcacgactggccgtcagactacataagcagcgtacaaaccatagacgatatgactggcgtaacatccaatagggtctctccagatacgcaaggcaccATTACGGATACACAAATGCTAcataaaccaaaagaaaatatattaacaattacaatgctcaagcagcctgtggcttcATACACATCTCCGAATGACGGTCAACTTGTCTCTACATATTCACCAATCGATAGTCAACTCGTCCCTACGTATTCAACAAAAGGCCAAGCAGTTACAAGTTATTCCCCGAAGGATGGGCAACTAATTTCAAATCATTTGTCCAGCAGTGCTTCTACCATGCATATTAGGGAGTAA